In a genomic window of Candidatus Peregrinibacteria bacterium:
- the rpsP gene encoding 30S ribosomal protein S16: MLVIRLRRTGRKKQATYDLVVAEKANAVKGKFLEKVGSYNSIVIPKELKFDIERINYWIAKGAQPSDTLASLLKRNGVSDMEKFIVVRSRVRKSKKGQPEPKAPAAAPAKAEEAAPVVEDAPVEVEEAVPVAEEAPAEEAKTPETTE; encoded by the coding sequence GTGCTAGTAATAAGACTCAGACGTACAGGACGCAAGAAACAGGCAACATATGATCTAGTGGTTGCTGAAAAGGCTAATGCCGTAAAAGGTAAATTCCTTGAAAAGGTAGGTTCATACAACTCAATTGTAATACCAAAAGAACTTAAATTTGATATTGAAAGAATTAATTATTGGATAGCTAAAGGTGCTCAACCAAGTGATACTCTCGCTTCTTTACTAAAAAGAAACGGCGTTTCCGATATGGAGAAGTTTATAGTTGTTCGTAGTCGAGTTAGAAAAAGTAAGAAGGGGCAGCCTGAGCCAAAAGCCCCGGCTGCCGCTCCAGCCAAAGCTGAAGAAGCTGCCCCAGTGGTTGAAGATGCCCCAGTTGAAGTTGAAGAAGCTGTCCCAGTGGCCGAAGAAGCTCCTGCTGAAGAAGCAAAGACTCCGGAGACTACTGAATAA
- a CDS encoding glycosyltransferase family 1 protein: MKIGIDLRMYSSQFTGIGRYCYELIENLIKIDHENDYVFFLNEPEYSEFKESKRQLLENGRNRTEGKQAFKAVKVDAPHYSLKEQLSFAKALKKEKLDLMHFTHFNAPILYRKPCIVTIHDLTLSFFPGKKFTKWYHRTAYHIVLKSILRRAKKIIAVSKNTELDLHRLYNFTRGKTVMIHEAVGNEFRALPMEEVGKVVEKFEIDKEYILYTGVHRDHKNVIGLIGGFAKLLNDSKFDGYLVITGKENPHYPEVRMTIDKLGLADNVKLVGLVEESDLIGLYNGASIYAYPSFYEGFGLPALEAFACGTPVCASNKSCLPDICGEAAAYFDPKNLDEMADKFTELLRNDGLRDYLIQKGKERLKDFSWEKMACETLNAYKKTNEPN, translated from the coding sequence ATGAAAATTGGAATTGATCTTCGGATGTACTCTTCGCAGTTTACCGGTATTGGACGGTACTGCTACGAACTTATCGAGAACTTGATTAAGATTGATCATGAGAATGATTATGTGTTTTTCTTGAATGAACCTGAATACAGCGAGTTCAAAGAGTCCAAAAGGCAGTTGCTTGAAAATGGGAGAAATCGCACGGAAGGAAAGCAAGCCTTCAAGGCTGTAAAAGTAGATGCTCCACATTATTCGTTAAAAGAACAACTCTCATTTGCTAAAGCTCTGAAAAAAGAGAAATTGGACCTTATGCATTTCACTCATTTCAATGCTCCGATTTTGTATAGAAAGCCTTGTATCGTGACGATTCATGATTTGACTCTCTCTTTTTTCCCTGGGAAAAAATTCACAAAATGGTATCATAGAACCGCATACCATATTGTTCTAAAAAGTATTCTGAGGAGGGCAAAGAAGATAATAGCTGTATCAAAAAACACAGAACTCGACCTTCATAGATTGTATAATTTTACACGTGGGAAAACTGTAATGATACATGAGGCGGTTGGTAATGAATTTAGGGCGCTGCCTATGGAGGAGGTTGGTAAAGTCGTTGAAAAATTTGAAATAGATAAAGAATATATCCTATATACTGGCGTTCATCGAGATCATAAAAATGTCATTGGGCTTATCGGCGGATTTGCGAAACTATTAAATGATTCAAAATTTGATGGATATTTGGTGATTACCGGAAAAGAAAACCCTCATTATCCGGAGGTGAGGATGACTATCGATAAATTGGGGCTAGCTGACAATGTGAAATTAGTTGGGCTTGTAGAGGAGTCGGACTTAATAGGACTATATAATGGAGCCTCGATATATGCATACCCATCTTTTTATGAAGGCTTTGGACTGCCGGCACTTGAAGCATTCGCCTGTGGCACTCCGGTATGCGCATCTAATAAATCATGCCTTCCGGATATTTGTGGGGAGGCCGCGGCGTACTTTGACCCAAAAAATTTAGACGAAATGGCTGATAAGTTCACCGAGCTCCTGCGTAATGACGGCCTCCGCGACTATTTAATCCAAAAAGGTAAAGAAAGACTAAAAGATTTCTCGTGGGAAAAAATGGCTTGCGAAACATTGAATGCTTATAAAAAAACAAATGAACCTAATTAA
- a CDS encoding CapA family protein, with protein MRNRDSAFMALIIAMMIGAFIIMFTEVEVPKLIKANLFNGGGQKVQVKEGVSILAFGDVSFDRYIRKRIGEEGKDAVLAGMEPIRYILNNADIVFVNLEGPVTENRITTGKEIAFQFDPDSLEILKNFSVDIASTANNHAYDMGKNAVEDTRKFLADYGIISVGDAKGTNEKSSYETIINGKKVAFAAFNHTDYRLDFDSAAILISELKARNDIVIVSIHWGREYFIVPSDFQRDMARKFVESGADVIIGHHPHVIEGMEFIDGKPVFYSLGNFVFDQWFMDETQEGLGIELIFSDASTKIHLLPFKIDKGFPYIPTDEESQAILNKFYSYSFSTNPEINDHLDLFQNISPK; from the coding sequence ATGAGAAATCGAGACAGTGCATTTATGGCATTAATAATAGCGATGATGATCGGCGCTTTTATTATTATGTTTACCGAGGTTGAAGTGCCAAAACTGATTAAGGCGAATTTATTTAATGGCGGGGGTCAAAAAGTTCAAGTAAAAGAGGGGGTCTCAATTCTTGCATTCGGAGACGTATCTTTTGATAGGTATATTCGAAAAAGAATTGGGGAGGAAGGCAAGGACGCAGTCCTTGCCGGTATGGAACCGATCCGCTATATTCTCAATAATGCAGATATTGTATTTGTAAATCTCGAAGGGCCTGTTACGGAAAATCGCATAACTACAGGCAAAGAAATTGCATTTCAATTCGATCCGGATTCGCTCGAAATTTTAAAGAATTTCTCAGTGGACATTGCGTCTACCGCAAACAATCACGCTTATGATATGGGCAAAAATGCCGTAGAAGATACTCGCAAATTTCTTGCAGATTATGGGATAATTTCAGTTGGGGACGCAAAGGGTACAAATGAAAAATCTTCTTATGAAACAATCATTAATGGTAAAAAAGTTGCTTTTGCCGCCTTTAACCATACGGATTACAGGTTGGATTTTGACTCGGCGGCGATACTCATCTCAGAATTAAAAGCTCGCAACGATATTGTAATAGTGAGTATTCATTGGGGGCGAGAGTATTTCATCGTACCAAGTGATTTCCAGAGAGATATGGCTCGCAAATTTGTTGAATCCGGCGCCGACGTAATTATTGGGCACCACCCGCATGTGATAGAAGGCATGGAATTTATAGATGGCAAACCGGTTTTTTATTCGCTTGGAAATTTCGTTTTCGACCAGTGGTTCATGGACGAAACACAGGAAGGCCTCGGCATCGAGCTTATATTTAGCGACGCCTCCACCAAAATCCACTTACTCCCATTCAAAATCGACAAAGGCTTCCCATACATCCCAACCGACGAAGAGTCACAAGCAATCCTAAACAAATTCTACAGCTACAGTTTCAGCACAAACCCTGAAATCAACGACCACTTAGATCTATTCCAAAATATTTCTCCAAAATAA
- a CDS encoding PrsW family glutamic-type intramembrane protease — MQALTNVQPGQFIHIFIIYSVCAALPIAAWLKYFFLVRYKKIKSCNLKIREVMTLFGMICLSYLTVHLIFYSYETFSAMPQKIFLLSVFLALIPAIIWMYVVYTKRINGVRSKKKKKYELILVIAMFFLGILTVPLLNLYNNYVVDTPKLDYYVMLEEAIVKPEYDLISALSPNDPGFEAQLSSYQKAKNIYDTITIVIDAWLEEIIKLSLLLFFIHAVKPVKTIGDAITFSILAGLGFAFIENIYYFVQVYLDNGGDKKVFFSVVIFRAIVLSIGHMTFSGIFGYFYGLSRFGLPLYEERRWEGTKFPLVRLFSKIFRLPMAHAYAALLFTEGMLLAMLTHATFNSFLGFGARDYAIYLVILSGIYVYYLTQRKAGHLVLATFGRKKLSLMAPKDEDVVLELAGMWIKEEKYKEVEEMCQRLEQKDPDNAVVKLLYAKAHDKRRVKRAKLAMASLFFQEDIFEEDVSIFQKWKQIRAEREATAKGVDMGIAEDLTPTKTFEKKPSSTPPSISKKKKT, encoded by the coding sequence ATGCAGGCACTTACGAATGTACAACCGGGGCAATTTATTCATATATTCATAATATATTCTGTATGTGCGGCTTTGCCGATAGCGGCATGGCTTAAGTATTTCTTCCTTGTTAGATATAAAAAAATTAAGAGTTGCAACCTCAAGATAAGAGAGGTGATGACATTATTTGGAATGATTTGTTTGAGTTACCTTACTGTTCATCTGATTTTTTACTCATATGAAACTTTTAGCGCCATGCCGCAAAAGATATTTCTTTTGAGTGTATTTCTAGCTCTCATACCGGCGATTATATGGATGTATGTTGTGTATACAAAAAGGATAAATGGAGTTAGATCCAAGAAAAAAAAGAAATACGAATTGATATTGGTGATAGCCATGTTTTTCCTTGGCATACTTACGGTTCCGCTTTTGAATCTTTATAACAACTATGTCGTTGACACTCCAAAGTTGGATTATTATGTGATGCTTGAGGAGGCTATAGTAAAGCCGGAGTATGACTTGATAAGTGCGCTTAGTCCGAACGACCCTGGGTTTGAAGCTCAACTTTCATCATATCAAAAAGCCAAGAATATATATGATACTATTACTATAGTTATAGACGCCTGGTTGGAAGAAATAATCAAATTATCACTTTTATTGTTTTTTATACACGCAGTCAAACCTGTAAAAACAATTGGAGACGCTATTACCTTCTCGATCCTTGCAGGCCTTGGGTTCGCATTTATTGAAAATATATATTATTTCGTTCAAGTATATCTGGATAATGGTGGAGATAAGAAGGTGTTTTTTAGTGTAGTGATATTTAGGGCTATAGTGCTGAGTATAGGTCACATGACATTTTCCGGGATATTTGGATATTTCTATGGCTTATCCCGGTTTGGACTTCCTCTATACGAGGAGCGCAGGTGGGAGGGGACGAAATTCCCATTGGTGAGGTTATTTAGTAAAATATTCAGACTTCCAATGGCTCATGCTTATGCGGCCTTGCTGTTTACGGAAGGCATGTTGCTGGCTATGCTTACCCATGCTACATTCAATTCCTTCTTGGGATTCGGAGCGAGGGATTATGCAATATATTTGGTGATACTATCGGGGATTTATGTTTATTACCTTACCCAGAGAAAGGCGGGACATTTGGTCCTCGCGACATTTGGTCGAAAAAAATTATCTTTGATGGCACCAAAAGATGAAGATGTTGTACTTGAGCTAGCTGGCATGTGGATAAAAGAAGAGAAGTACAAAGAGGTTGAAGAGATGTGCCAGAGGCTTGAACAAAAAGATCCGGACAATGCGGTTGTAAAATTATTATATGCAAAAGCACACGACAAGCGTCGTGTGAAGCGAGCGAAGCTCGCCATGGCCTCGCTATTTTTCCAAGAAGACATCTTCGAAGAAGACGTTTCCATATTCCAAAAATGGAAACAAATTCGCGCAGAGCGCGAGGCCACTGCAAAAGGTGTCGACATGGGTATAGCCGAAGACCTCACTCCAACAAAGACTTTTGAAAAAAAACCATCAAGTACGCCGCCATCAATCTCTAAAAAGAAGAAAACTTAA
- a CDS encoding cation:proton antiporter — protein sequence MDFRSLLILMVVVYSIGRVFKTLHLPVLFGELVGGIIVGPVLLGLVHPGDEVIKVIAELGMFFLMLHSGLETDPRDLMKSLKSSMLVAIGGAVVTFILVYFTTRWFGYDVIASVFVAMGSSISAIALCVRLFKDYDIQKTPAFNIAMGAAMVGDILALIMFSVILGVVEMREAGVVEISELVKVASILIFKVVLFFAVIMVAGFKLAKHLNKLIYSGYRGFTVTLIIALVIGLLAEAIGLHIIIGAFLAGLFIREEIIEKEAFHKIEDRIYGLAYFFFGPVFFTSLAFSLDFTVFKTDPWYLLAIVVVSVIGKLVGAGVVSRMLKLSVWDSVAVGVAMNSRGAVELIIASIGLSLGIINSTIFSTLVIMALVTTVLSIFMMKPVAKKLLNGDVQKNLPSIER from the coding sequence ATGGATTTCCGAAGCTTACTCATACTGATGGTCGTTGTGTACTCGATAGGGAGGGTTTTCAAAACCCTTCACCTCCCGGTGCTTTTTGGGGAGCTTGTTGGAGGTATTATAGTTGGACCAGTACTGCTTGGGCTTGTTCATCCGGGAGATGAGGTTATCAAAGTGATAGCTGAATTAGGAATGTTTTTCCTCATGTTGCACTCTGGACTTGAAACGGATCCGAGAGATTTGATGAAATCTCTAAAAAGTTCAATGTTGGTTGCGATAGGTGGTGCGGTAGTAACTTTCATATTGGTATACTTTACCACTCGTTGGTTTGGATATGATGTTATAGCTTCAGTCTTTGTAGCGATGGGGTCATCAATTAGTGCTATAGCTCTTTGCGTGAGGCTCTTTAAAGATTACGACATTCAGAAGACGCCTGCTTTTAACATAGCGATGGGTGCAGCCATGGTTGGTGATATCCTTGCACTGATAATGTTTTCTGTAATCCTAGGCGTTGTAGAGATGAGGGAGGCTGGAGTGGTGGAGATATCAGAGCTAGTAAAGGTGGCATCCATATTAATATTCAAGGTAGTATTATTTTTTGCTGTAATCATGGTGGCGGGCTTCAAGTTGGCAAAACATCTTAATAAATTGATATACTCTGGATATCGCGGCTTTACAGTTACATTGATAATAGCATTGGTCATAGGTCTGCTTGCAGAGGCTATTGGACTACACATAATTATAGGAGCGTTTTTAGCAGGGCTATTTATTCGTGAAGAAATAATTGAAAAAGAGGCTTTCCATAAAATTGAAGATCGCATTTATGGGCTTGCATACTTCTTCTTTGGGCCAGTTTTCTTCACGTCACTTGCATTTAGTTTGGATTTTACCGTATTCAAGACCGATCCTTGGTATTTACTTGCCATAGTTGTAGTTTCAGTCATTGGCAAGTTGGTTGGAGCAGGGGTCGTCTCAAGAATGCTTAAGTTAAGTGTTTGGGATTCGGTAGCCGTTGGGGTCGCTATGAATAGTAGGGGGGCCGTTGAGCTAATAATCGCTTCAATAGGATTGAGCCTTGGCATTATCAATAGCACTATTTTTTCAACTTTAGTGATTATGGCGCTAGTAACAACGGTGCTTTCTATATTTATGATGAAACCAGTGGCAAAGAAGCTACTCAATGGGGATGTTCAAAAAAACTTACCATC